TACCAGGCTGCCAGTCCCTTGTTGAAGCTGTGGTGGTCGTAATGGGACTGGAGCCGCCCGACCGGGCCCTCGCCAAGGCAGCGCGGATGGATCAGCCGTTCGTAGTGCACCCGGTCCGGCCGCATGAAACGCGGTGTCCACGTGGGATAGAGACTGCTCCGCCGGATCCAGCGCCCCATGAAGATGTTGCGGTAGCGCACCATGAACAGGACCTCCTGCCGGGCGGGATCGCGGGCGATGGCCAGCATCTCGTCGCGCAGCTCCGGCGTGCAGATCTCATCGGCATCGGGCGTGTAGACCCAAGGGTGGACGTAGTCGATTTCCTTCAGGCTGAAATTGCGCTGATGCGGCTCGCAGTCGAACGCCCGCTGGAAGACGCGCGCGCCGGCGGCGCGCGCGATCTCGACCGTGCGGTCGGTGCTGAACGAGTCGAGGACCACGATGTCGTCGCACCACTCCAGCGCCTTCAGGCAGGCCGGAAGGTTTTCTTCCTCGTTCAGGGTCAGGATAACAGCCGACACACTCATCAGTGGACCACCCTTATTGCTTCAGGTTGTTTTGCAGTGCCCTCCACGCTTCCCTTGAAGGGGGCCACGTCGGGCGGCAGGGGCGAATTGGCGGGCACCTCGATGCGGATGCCCTTGGTCGCGACCAGCACCAGCGCCGTATGGGCCACCACCAGCGGAACCAGCCCGATCATCATCACCGAGGCCCGCACCCCCACCACCATGCCGAAGAAGCCGACCCCGCCACAGACGAAGGCGATCGCGGAAATGACCAGGGTCACGCGGGCGTGGGACAGGCCAAGGTCGAGCAGCAGGTGGTGCAGGTGCCAGCGATCCGCCGAGAACGGGCTGCGCCCCGCGGCGAAGCGCCGGACGATCAGGCTCAGCGTGTCGATGACGGGAACCGCCACCAGCCACAGCAGTGCGGGCAGCGTCGGGCCGCCCTCCGTGCCGCTCAGCCCGAGGATCAGGTAGGCCAGCGCCGCACCGAGCGCCGTGCTCCCGGCATCGCCGAGGAACACGCAGGCCCGCGACCGCCAGGCCGTGCGCAGGTTGAAGACGAGGAATCCGGCCGTTGCCGCCATGACGATCTGCGCGTCGCCCGCGATGCCCTCCGCGCCGAACCTCGAGGCGATCAGGACGAGCCAGAACAGCGCCGACATGCTGACGCCGCCGGCAAGCCCGTCGAGACCGTCCATCATGTTGATGCTGTTGAGCAGGAGCAGCGCAAAGCCGAAGCCGATCACCAGGCCGGCGGTCGGCATGATGTCCCCCGGCAGCCGGGCCATGTCGCCGAAGGCCACGACGGGGATCTCGTGCGTGACGAAGAGCAGCAGCGCCGCCATGCCATAGCCGATCAGGCGGCCGGTGGCGGGCAGCCCGCGCAGGTCGTCGGCGGCGCCGATGCAGGCGGCGCCCAGCACCCAGAGGCAGACGACCAGCGAGGCCGCCAGCGCCCCGAACAGCGCCGCGACCGCGATGGCCAGCAGGATGGCGATGCCGCCGCAGGTCGGGGTGGTCTGCTCGTGCCGCTTGCGCCCGGCGGGCACGTCGACAAAGCCGAGGCGCACCGCCAGTGGCTGGAAGAAGTGGATCAGGACAACGGAAACCAGAAATACATTCAATAAAATTGTCGGCTGGATGCTCATAAAATGCGACCCCATCTAGACCAATTAGGATGCAGTCAAATTTCGAAACGGGGCGCGCAGAGCCCCTGCCCAGCCAGCGGACTCGCCCCCCTCGCCTCGATGCTAGGGCCGGGGGTGCATGGCCCCCCTTAGGCAATCCGTTCGATCGAGCCCCCCTCCAAGGGAGTAGGCCGTCCGGTGCCAGCACCGCGGCCTCCTCCATTTGGTGCGCCTCGCCCCTCCCCCTTCGGGTCATGCCCGCCTCCCCCAAGGGGGCAATCGCCTTTCGTGACGGGAGAGCTACGCCCTTCGTGCGGATCGGGCCCGGCGGGCAATGCGCCGAACCTGAACCTCTGCGAGGCGCCCCGGGGCGCCTTCGCCGTGTGCGCTGTTGCAAGCGGTCTGGGATCAGCCTGCGAGGGGTCGGAAATGTGTGGAATCGTTGGAGTCCTGATGAAGAAGCCGGCCGCGCCGGTGATGCTCGAAGCGCTCCGCCGCCTCGAGTACCGCGGCTATGACAGCGCGGGACTTGCCACGCTCGCGGGGGGCAGCCTGCAGCGGCGCAGGGCGGCGGGCCGCATCTCGGCCCTGTCGCAGCTGCTCGACAGCGAACCGCTCGCCGGAACCATCGGCATCGGCCACACCCGCTGGGCCACGCATGGCGCCGCCAGCCAGCACAACGCCCACCCGCACCGCTCGGGGCCGGTCGTGGTCGTGCACAACGGCATCATCGAGAACTGGCGC
This genomic interval from Salipiger sp. H15 contains the following:
- a CDS encoding MraY family glycosyltransferase gives rise to the protein MNVFLVSVVLIHFFQPLAVRLGFVDVPAGRKRHEQTTPTCGGIAILLAIAVAALFGALAASLVVCLWVLGAACIGAADDLRGLPATGRLIGYGMAALLLFVTHEIPVVAFGDMARLPGDIMPTAGLVIGFGFALLLLNSINMMDGLDGLAGGVSMSALFWLVLIASRFGAEGIAGDAQIVMAATAGFLVFNLRTAWRSRACVFLGDAGSTALGAALAYLILGLSGTEGGPTLPALLWLVAVPVIDTLSLIVRRFAAGRSPFSADRWHLHHLLLDLGLSHARVTLVISAIAFVCGGVGFFGMVVGVRASVMMIGLVPLVVAHTALVLVATKGIRIEVPANSPLPPDVAPFKGSVEGTAKQPEAIRVVH
- a CDS encoding glycosyltransferase family 2 protein, producing MSVSAVILTLNEEENLPACLKALEWCDDIVVLDSFSTDRTVEIARAAGARVFQRAFDCEPHQRNFSLKEIDYVHPWVYTPDADEICTPELRDEMLAIARDPARQEVLFMVRYRNIFMGRWIRRSSLYPTWTPRFMRPDRVHYERLIHPRCLGEGPVGRLQSHYDHHSFNKGLAAWYDKHNRYSSNEATLATVTDEPTPIQWRDLFSSDTADRRYALKALAARLPFRPTQRFLYMYVLRGGFLDGWAGYTYCRMLASYELMIEVKAVELRRLQKGQST